CGCTTCTTCCTTTTCACGCATGGAACGGGTTTCGTTTTTATCAGCATCGTACAAACGGGTTTCCTGCACGACTTGGCCGCCGGATTCCAAAATATCGATCTGGCGCTGAATTTCATACTCGATGGCTTGCTCAATGAACTTAAACGAGTTGATGTTTTTCAACTCGGCACGTGTTCCAAACGGAGTACCCGGCTTATGAATCGAGACATTGGAATCCACCCGGAAAGAACCTTCCTGCATATTGCCGTCGCAAATCCCCAAGTACTGCACCAGCTCATGCATTTTCTTGGCATAAGCCACCGCTTCCTGAGCCGAACGCATGTCCGGTTCGGACACGATTTCCAACAGCGGCGTCCCGGCACGGTTCAAATCCACCCCGGTTTGCCCTGGAAAAGCATCGTGAATCGATTTACCGGCGTCTTCTTCCAAATGAGCGCGCGTGACACCGATTCGCTTGGTTTCACCGTCCACCTCAATATCCAAAAAACCACCTTTATCAACGATGGGATACGAAAACTGCGAGGTCTGATACCCTTTCGGCAAATCCGGATAAAAATAGTTTTTACGGTCAAAGACCGAGCGTTTACCGATTTCGGCACTCAAGGCCAAGCCCAAGCGAATCGCTTTCGGAATCACCGCTTTATTCAAGACCGGTAATTGCCCCGGCATCCCCAAGTCCAACAAGTTGGCCTGGGTGTTCGGCTCCGCACCATAAGCAATGGATGAGCCGGAAAAAATCTTTGTTTTGGTGGTTAATTGAGCGTGAATCTCTAAACCAATCACAACTTCCCAAGTCATTGTCCATTCCTTCCTTATTGATAATCCGCAGGCATTTGTTGATGCCAATCGGTATTTTGTTGATATTGGTGTGCCACTTTCAAGAGCGTCGGCTCGCTGTGATACGGACCGACCAAGTGCAGGCCAACCGGCAAACCATCGGCAAAACCGGCGGGAACGGACATGGCCGGCAAGCCGGCCAAGTTGACAGGAATGGTGTAAAGATCCGCCAGATACATACTGACCGGATCATCGGATTTTTCACCGATCTTAAAGGCCGGTGACGGCGCAACCGGCCCGACAATCACGTCACATTGCTCAAACGCTTTGACGAAATCGTCACGCACAATGCGGCGCAGTTTCTGGGCTGTCAAGTAATAGGCATCGTAATAACCGGCCGACAAGGCGTAAGCGCCCACCATGATACGGCGCTTCACTTCGGCACCGAAACCTTCGGAACGGGAACGCATATACAGGTCCTGTAAATCCTGCGGGTTGTCGCAACGATAGCCATAACGCACACCGTCGAAACGCGACAAATTGGACGAGGCTTCCGCCGGGGCCAGCACATAATAAGACGGTACCGCCAAATCCTTGTTCGGCAAACTGACTTCGACGATTTCCGCCCCCAACGCTTCCAACTGGGCAATCGCGTCGCGAACCGCTTTTTCGACGCCTTCATCCAGGCCGTCACCGAAATATTCTGCCGGAACACCGACTTTCAGACCTTTGATGTCTTGGCCTAATTCGGCCTCAAAATCAGGCCTGGTCATTTCGATACTAGTGGAGTCTTTTTCGTCAAACCCGGCCATGACATTCAACAACCAAGCCGTTTCTTCGGCCGAACGCGCCATTGGACCGGCCTGATCAAAACTGGATGCATAAGCAATCATCCCGTAACGCGAAACCGCACCATAGGTCGGTTTAATCCCAGTCACGCCGCAAAAAGACGCCGGTTGACGAATCGACCCACCGGTATCGGAACCGGTCGCCAAAGGCGCCAGGCCTGCCGCGACCACCGCCGCGGAACCGCCCGATGACCCCCCCGGTACGGTTTGCAAATTCCAAGGGTTTTTCGTCGGCCCGAAGTAACTGCTTTCGGAAGACGAGCCCATGGCAAACTCGTCCATATTGGTTTTACCCAAAATCGGCATACCGGCTGCTTTGATTTTTTCCACAATGGTGGCATCGTAAGGCGCAATAAAGTTATACAGCATTTTCGAGCCGCACGTCGTTTTGACGCCGTCGGTACAAAAAATATCTTTATGGGCCACCGGAATACCGGTCAAAGGCCCGCCTTTCCCTTCGTCCAGCATCGCGTCGGCCGCTTTGGCCATTTCCATCGCCAATTCCGGCGTCACCGTCACATAGGCATTCAACTCCGCATCGTAGCGTTCAATACGGTCCAAATAATGCTGCGTCAGCGCAACGCTGGTAATTTCACGTTTTTTGAGCTTGTCGCTCATTTCTTTAACAGATAAAGTGTGCATCTGAAGTCTGTCTCTTTTAGTCAATTACTTGCGGCACAAGGTACATGCCATTTTCCGCGGCCGGGGCCAGCTTTTGATACTTTTCATGCTGATCCACCTCGGTGACCACATCGTCACGCAAACGCTGCACCTGATCCAACGGATGCGACATCGGCTCGACCCCCTCCGTATCCACGGCCTGCATTTGCGTGAAGATATCCAGAATACTGGACAATTTATCCGCCAAAGGCTCGACTTCGGACGCTTCCACCGAAATGGCCGCCAAGCGCGAAATTGACTCGACGTCAGTTTTATTCAAGGACACTTCGACTCTCCATTAAACCAAAAATTAAAACCTTATTAAGTTACCACATTTCGAACTTTTCAAAAAGAGACAAACCGGAAAAAGGCCGACAAAAACCCGGAATAAAATCACAAACAAAACACTCGTTTCCGGGCGAAAAGCCCATAAACGGAAATTTAAGGTTTTATACGAATTTCTATGACAAATAAATGACTTTTCATAGCGAGTTTGATATAAAATGTTTGGGTTATTTCTGGGTTCATTTTCCAGCTCAATCAAAGACGATTGAAAAAGTGGCTTTCACCAACACCAATCACTTTGACAAAGCGCCCATTCGGCGACGAAAAACCCATTAATTGAAACCAACGAAACAAGCTATTTTAAGGATTTGCCTCAATGTTGCGTAAAATCATCGGACTCTTTTCTAACGACCTTTCCATCGACCTCGGTACCGCCAACACCCTAATTTATGTCAGAGGAAAAGGCATGGTTCTGAATGAACCATCCGTCGTGGCGATCATGAACAACCGTCAGGGTTCCAACTCCCGTTCGATTGTGGCCGTCGGTGAAGGCGCGAAACAGATGCTTGGGAAAGAGAACCAGAAAATTCAAACGGTTCGTCCGATGAAAGACGGCGTCATCGCCGACTTCGAAGTCACCGAAAAAATGTTGCAATCCTTTATCCGAAAAGTACACGAAGCCCGCTTCTTCCAACCCAGCCCTCGTGTTTTGGTGTGTGTGCCTTGCGGCTCCACTCAAGTCGAGCGCCGCGCGATCCGTGAATCCGCTGCCGGTGCCGGCGCGCGTGAAGTCTATCTGATTGAAGAACCGATGGCCGCCGCCATCGGTGCCGGCATGCCGGTCAGTGAAGCCACCGGCTCCATGGTCGTTGATATCGGCGGGGGCACCACCGAAGTCGCCACCTTATCTTTGAACGGTATTGTTTGGTCGGATTCAGTTAAAGTGGGCGGCGACCGCTTCGATGATGCCATTATCAAATACGTGCGTCGCAATTACGGCATGGTCATCGGTGAAGCCACCGCCGAGAAAATCAAAAAAGAAATCGGCACCGCTTATCACGAAATCGAGCCGGACACACTGGAAGTCCACGGTGCCAACATTGCCGAATCGGTACCACGACGTTTTACGTTGAACAGTAATGAAATTCTGGAAGCCCTTCAAGAACCGCTTTCTGCGATTGTCAGTGCGGTTCGTACCGCTTTGGAACACACGCCACCAGAACTCGGTGCCGACATTGCCGAGCACGGTATCGTACTGACTGGTGGTGGCGCTTTGCTTCGCAATATCAACACCATGCTATCTGAAGAGACCGGCGTCCCAGTCATTATTGCCGATGATCCGTTAACGTGTGTGGCGCGCGGCGGCGGCCGAGCGTTGGAATTGATGGATGAAAAAGGAATTGACGTTTTTTCATTTGACTGAGATGTTTTTTACACACTCTAACCGCTTTTCGATTTCATCCGGCCTTCTTGTCGTAAGGAGGCTACCATCAACCTGAGCTCCACCTCGCCCCAAAAAGAAGGCACTCAGTTCGTCGCTTTTTTCATTCTCTGTATCGCTTTGATGGTCATGGACCATTACAGCCACCTATTGTCCAATTTCCGCAACCTGCTGCTGACCACCATCGAACCGATTGAGCGCACCGCCACCCTGCCGCTCGACATCTATAACTGGATGCAGAAAGACTACACCACCATCAACCAGTTGCGTTTACAGAACCAGCAACTGCAGACGGAAAACCTGTTACTCAAGGCCCAACAGCAACAAATGGCCAAGCTCAAACTAGAAATCGATCGTTTGAACCGTTTGCTCGGCACCGCCAGCCAATTGGATGCTTCAAAAATCCAAATCGCCACCGTGACCGCTTACAGCCAAACCCCATATGCCCAGTTCTATACACTGAATAAAGGTGCTCTCGACGATGTCGACATCAACCAAACCGTCATCGACGCCAAAGGACTCATCGGCCTGATCAC
The nucleotide sequence above comes from Hydrogenovibrio thermophilus. Encoded proteins:
- the gatB gene encoding Asp-tRNA(Asn)/Glu-tRNA(Gln) amidotransferase subunit GatB, producing the protein MTWEVVIGLEIHAQLTTKTKIFSGSSIAYGAEPNTQANLLDLGMPGQLPVLNKAVIPKAIRLGLALSAEIGKRSVFDRKNYFYPDLPKGYQTSQFSYPIVDKGGFLDIEVDGETKRIGVTRAHLEEDAGKSIHDAFPGQTGVDLNRAGTPLLEIVSEPDMRSAQEAVAYAKKMHELVQYLGICDGNMQEGSFRVDSNVSIHKPGTPFGTRAELKNINSFKFIEQAIEYEIQRQIDILESGGQVVQETRLYDADKNETRSMREKEEANDYRYFPCPDLLPVVITDEDIEAIRADMPELPEAKRQRYVADFGLSDYDAAFLTGSRAMAEYFEAVLAETNEPKVSANWVMGELSKALNQNDMDIADSPVSAAQLAGLIARIQDQTISGKIAKQVFDAIWAGEGDADAIIEQKGLKQITDSSAIEAMVDDVLANNPSQVEAYKGGQEKMFGFFVGQVMKASQGQANPAQVNQILKEKLQS
- the gatA gene encoding Asp-tRNA(Asn)/Glu-tRNA(Gln) amidotransferase subunit GatA; amino-acid sequence: MHTLSVKEMSDKLKKREITSVALTQHYLDRIERYDAELNAYVTVTPELAMEMAKAADAMLDEGKGGPLTGIPVAHKDIFCTDGVKTTCGSKMLYNFIAPYDATIVEKIKAAGMPILGKTNMDEFAMGSSSESSYFGPTKNPWNLQTVPGGSSGGSAAVVAAGLAPLATGSDTGGSIRQPASFCGVTGIKPTYGAVSRYGMIAYASSFDQAGPMARSAEETAWLLNVMAGFDEKDSTSIEMTRPDFEAELGQDIKGLKVGVPAEYFGDGLDEGVEKAVRDAIAQLEALGAEIVEVSLPNKDLAVPSYYVLAPAEASSNLSRFDGVRYGYRCDNPQDLQDLYMRSRSEGFGAEVKRRIMVGAYALSAGYYDAYYLTAQKLRRIVRDDFVKAFEQCDVIVGPVAPSPAFKIGEKSDDPVSMYLADLYTIPVNLAGLPAMSVPAGFADGLPVGLHLVGPYHSEPTLLKVAHQYQQNTDWHQQMPADYQ
- the gatC gene encoding Asp-tRNA(Asn)/Glu-tRNA(Gln) amidotransferase subunit GatC, whose protein sequence is MSLNKTDVESISRLAAISVEASEVEPLADKLSSILDIFTQMQAVDTEGVEPMSHPLDQVQRLRDDVVTEVDQHEKYQKLAPAAENGMYLVPQVID
- a CDS encoding rod shape-determining protein, which produces MLRKIIGLFSNDLSIDLGTANTLIYVRGKGMVLNEPSVVAIMNNRQGSNSRSIVAVGEGAKQMLGKENQKIQTVRPMKDGVIADFEVTEKMLQSFIRKVHEARFFQPSPRVLVCVPCGSTQVERRAIRESAAGAGAREVYLIEEPMAAAIGAGMPVSEATGSMVVDIGGGTTEVATLSLNGIVWSDSVKVGGDRFDDAIIKYVRRNYGMVIGEATAEKIKKEIGTAYHEIEPDTLEVHGANIAESVPRRFTLNSNEILEALQEPLSAIVSAVRTALEHTPPELGADIAEHGIVLTGGGALLRNINTMLSEETGVPVIIADDPLTCVARGGGRALELMDEKGIDVFSFD
- the mreC gene encoding rod shape-determining protein MreC; the protein is MALMVMDHYSHLLSNFRNLLLTTIEPIERTATLPLDIYNWMQKDYTTINQLRLQNQQLQTENLLLKAQQQQMAKLKLEIDRLNRLLGTASQLDASKIQIATVTAYSQTPYAQFYTLNKGALDDVDINQTVIDAKGLIGLITYMTPTSSRVQLITDPDIQVPVRIQRTGQRGILSGLGHDQLSLMFIPNSSSVQEGDLLETSGLGNIFPEGYPVAKISQVSNLKDEPYYEISAEPMADLNRSQKVLILSNQIGEIDVR